From a single Nostoc sp. MS1 genomic region:
- a CDS encoding ferritin-like domain-containing protein — MTVVYPKKFQNNLSARDVLKQVVRDREVHLITLNRYRYSEQRSCKDLTDVIEKLNGKPPELIKDLSHHISDEARHAMWLTDLLVDLGADVGTPPGNSYIDEFERLLDQDAYVAAEDLEDGIIAALAAINVTEKRGCEYFSAHIYALKQAPQTEENIRIRETIEKILPEEAGHVRWGNRWLAQIADKSAEHRQKVEQAKLKYAAIEQAAFESGMDITLGAELRRVANLVEVANTMPMWQRPQYLMERLPQTLLAPQLQFTRLQLAQKAWQRDPQAFMEKFVPMFLNGLKKPENNSKTAKV; from the coding sequence ATGACAGTTGTTTATCCAAAGAAATTTCAGAATAATTTGAGTGCGAGGGATGTTCTCAAGCAGGTAGTGCGCGATCGCGAAGTTCACCTGATTACCCTCAACCGTTATCGTTATAGTGAGCAACGCAGTTGTAAAGACCTGACTGATGTTATTGAAAAGCTAAATGGTAAGCCACCAGAACTAATTAAAGATTTATCTCACCACATTTCCGATGAAGCACGTCATGCGATGTGGTTAACTGATTTGTTGGTGGACTTGGGTGCAGATGTGGGAACTCCCCCAGGAAATTCCTACATTGATGAATTTGAAAGGTTACTAGATCAGGATGCCTACGTTGCTGCGGAGGATCTAGAAGATGGTATTATTGCTGCCTTAGCTGCGATTAACGTCACTGAGAAGCGTGGTTGTGAGTATTTCTCTGCCCACATTTACGCCCTTAAACAAGCACCCCAAACAGAGGAAAATATTAGAATCCGCGAAACCATTGAAAAAATTCTGCCAGAAGAAGCTGGACATGTTCGTTGGGGTAATCGTTGGTTAGCGCAGATAGCAGATAAAAGTGCAGAACATCGCCAAAAAGTCGAGCAAGCCAAGCTCAAGTATGCGGCTATTGAACAAGCAGCCTTTGAGTCAGGGATGGATATTACGCTAGGTGCAGAACTACGACGAGTTGCTAACTTAGTGGAAGTAGCAAATACTATGCCAATGTGGCAACGTCCCCAATATCTCATGGAACGCCTACCACAAACTTTGTTAGCACCCCAATTGCAGTTTACTAGACTTCAGCTTGCACAAAAAGCCTGGCAGCGTGACCCCCAAGCCTTTATGGAAAAGTTTGTGCCAATGTTTCTCAATGGTTTAAAAAAGCCGGAGAATAACTCTAAAACAGCAAAGGTCTAG
- the patX gene encoding heterocyst-inhibiting protein PatX, giving the protein MRAAVPVLVTSLVFGSLIFDCLEMANRNSNSSNTEYMVSLNNRPKRNQPENPVPHRGTGRRSFIENTQIAV; this is encoded by the coding sequence ATGCGTGCTGCTGTTCCAGTTTTAGTTACAAGTCTGGTGTTTGGTTCCCTGATTTTTGATTGCCTGGAAATGGCTAATCGCAATTCAAACTCTTCTAATACAGAATATATGGTTTCATTAAACAATAGACCCAAGCGTAATCAACCAGAAAATCCCGTTCCTCATCGGGGTACAGGACGTAGAAGCTTCATAGAAAATACCCAAATTGCTGTCTAG
- a CDS encoding FAD-dependent oxidoreductase, with translation MVHQTYITDVLVVGGGTGGTAAAIQAARRGAKTILVSEFSWLGGMLTAAGVSAPDGNELLAFQTGLWGAFLQELRQRQAGGLDNSWVSFFSYDPRIGAEILADWVKELPNLHWICGQVPLEVLRQENRVTGVRFADFTVQAKITIDGTELGDLLALADIPYRWGWELQSEWGEPSAPSSFNEITQKYPVQSPTWVVVMQDFVEPVAPEIPPAPNYDPALFADAWKNYGAEQFLNYGRLPGNLFMINWPICGNDYGEGVGRLIESAAAKDDFFQESRWHSQNFAHFIQKQLGRRYGLAEQVFPDTSSALALHPYYRESRRLIGLTTITEQDILPVPGGRVASLFPDTIAIGNYANDHHYPGFNLPLQPKSIRWGGRWTGTPFTIPYRCLVPTTTDGFLVCEKNISVSHIANGATRLQPVVLGIGQAAGMAAAICVELGCQPRDLPVQELQEALLQDDRSPAAIAPLFNLPPDHPEWLQWQLSYIKEPQLYPVSGNCPAAVDKYDHRKQGQVFTRGSDCFTGIIHILNQQDYRFEIATPPANLKQSWQLVTLRSHIDEQLQALSDKQHLTIWGRLNHSGHWLLVDDLC, from the coding sequence ATGGTTCATCAAACTTATATAACTGATGTGTTAGTCGTTGGTGGTGGTACTGGAGGAACGGCTGCGGCTATTCAAGCGGCGCGACGGGGTGCAAAAACTATTTTGGTGAGTGAATTTTCTTGGTTAGGGGGAATGTTAACTGCGGCTGGGGTATCTGCACCTGATGGAAATGAATTATTGGCATTTCAAACGGGGTTATGGGGTGCGTTTTTACAAGAGTTGCGACAGCGACAAGCAGGGGGCTTAGATAATAGTTGGGTGAGTTTTTTCAGTTATGATCCCCGTATTGGTGCAGAAATTCTTGCTGACTGGGTGAAGGAATTACCGAATCTGCATTGGATTTGTGGACAAGTACCATTAGAAGTTTTGCGTCAAGAAAATCGCGTTACTGGTGTGAGGTTTGCCGACTTTACCGTACAAGCAAAAATCACAATTGATGGTACAGAGTTAGGAGATTTACTAGCTTTAGCAGATATTCCTTATCGTTGGGGTTGGGAATTGCAGTCTGAGTGGGGAGAACCAAGCGCCCCTAGTAGTTTTAATGAGATAACCCAAAAATATCCCGTGCAGTCACCTACTTGGGTAGTAGTGATGCAGGATTTTGTAGAACCAGTTGCGCCAGAAATTCCTCCTGCGCCTAATTATGATCCGGCACTGTTTGCTGATGCTTGGAAAAACTATGGTGCAGAGCAATTCTTGAACTATGGGCGTTTGCCTGGTAATCTATTTATGATTAACTGGCCGATTTGTGGCAATGACTACGGTGAAGGGGTAGGAAGACTGATAGAATCAGCAGCAGCTAAGGATGATTTTTTCCAGGAATCTCGTTGGCATAGCCAAAATTTTGCTCATTTCATCCAAAAGCAGCTAGGTAGGCGTTATGGTTTGGCAGAACAAGTTTTTCCTGACACTTCATCGGCGTTGGCATTGCATCCATACTACAGAGAAAGTCGCCGTTTGATAGGACTGACTACGATTACAGAACAGGATATTTTGCCAGTTCCAGGCGGTAGAGTAGCATCTCTGTTTCCAGATACTATTGCTATTGGTAATTATGCTAATGACCATCATTATCCGGGGTTTAACTTGCCACTACAACCTAAATCCATCCGTTGGGGTGGACGTTGGACTGGTACGCCTTTTACGATTCCCTATCGTTGTTTAGTTCCGACTACTACAGATGGTTTCTTGGTTTGTGAAAAGAATATCTCTGTTTCGCACATAGCCAATGGGGCGACTAGATTACAACCTGTAGTGTTGGGTATCGGCCAAGCTGCGGGAATGGCGGCGGCTATATGTGTAGAATTAGGCTGTCAGCCGAGAGATTTGCCTGTACAGGAACTACAGGAAGCATTATTACAAGACGATCGCTCTCCTGCGGCGATCGCACCTCTATTTAATCTACCACCCGACCATCCAGAATGGCTGCAATGGCAATTGTCATACATCAAGGAGCCTCAACTATATCCAGTAAGTGGTAATTGTCCGGCTGCTGTTGATAAGTATGATCACCGAAAACAAGGTCAGGTATTTACACGGGGATCAGACTGTTTCACAGGAATTATTCATATTTTAAATCAGCAAGATTACAGATTCGAGATCGCCACACCACCTGCTAACCTGAAACAGTCTTGGCAGCTAGTGACTTTGCGATCGCACATAGATGAGCAGTTACAAGCTTTGTCAGATAAACAACATTTAACAATTTGGGGTCGTCTTAATCATTCTGGTCATTGGTTGTTAGTGGATGACCTTTGTTGA
- a CDS encoding M50 family metallopeptidase — translation MALILTLLWLHVSIFCHEMGHFIVAKIFGFQPYLVIVGSGHKIFNVKLLNSLFEFRIIPSGGITYTSNLTLDKVKTKLALMYLAGPMVNLCFCLLFSIIYAKYILQIADPGYLISIPIIICIEFLLFVGSILPTDVNLYGNVFSNDGKQLINALTKTEQQFIQKLLGLDRYTDKKTSAPDLFNNNLKVLQILYKVQAEFNKRDFAQVIDLLEQILHYPGLPKRDQLYIIDILASIVINYGEIKYLDKADKWSAQAIALSSDIKTIQGTRGAILVELGRYSEGKEMLLPFTEEGNEAIDKAVSCCYIAKADYYLGNEDKVNNWLEKAGKVGAAPLILQRIKKEINYI, via the coding sequence ATGGCACTTATATTAACTCTTTTATGGCTACATGTTTCGATATTTTGCCATGAGATGGGACATTTTATCGTAGCCAAAATTTTTGGATTTCAACCCTATTTAGTCATAGTTGGTAGTGGACATAAAATATTTAATGTTAAATTACTTAATTCTTTGTTTGAGTTTAGAATAATTCCTAGCGGCGGGATTACTTATACATCTAATTTAACCCTAGATAAAGTGAAAACTAAGCTGGCATTGATGTATCTAGCTGGCCCTATGGTTAACTTGTGCTTTTGTTTATTATTCAGCATAATTTATGCAAAATATATTTTACAAATAGCAGACCCAGGATATTTGATTAGCATACCTATTATCATCTGTATTGAGTTTTTGTTGTTTGTTGGTAGTATCCTACCAACGGATGTAAATTTATATGGTAATGTTTTCTCTAATGATGGTAAGCAACTAATTAATGCTTTAACAAAAACTGAGCAGCAATTTATTCAGAAACTTTTAGGTTTAGACAGGTATACAGATAAGAAAACTTCTGCACCAGATTTATTTAATAATAATTTAAAAGTCTTACAAATATTATATAAGGTACAAGCAGAATTTAATAAGAGGGACTTTGCACAAGTAATTGATTTATTAGAGCAAATATTACATTACCCCGGTCTACCTAAAAGGGATCAACTTTATATAATTGATATCTTAGCTTCAATTGTTATTAATTATGGAGAAATAAAATATTTAGATAAAGCTGATAAATGGTCTGCACAAGCAATAGCTTTATCTAGCGATATCAAAACTATTCAAGGAACTAGAGGAGCTATCCTGGTTGAGTTAGGTAGATATAGCGAAGGTAAGGAAATGCTATTACCGTTCACAGAAGAGGGTAATGAGGCAATTGATAAAGCGGTTAGTTGTTGTTACATTGCGAAAGCCGACTATTATTTGGGTAATGAAGATAAAGTCAACAATTGGTTAGAAAAGGCTGGGAAAGTTGGTGCAGCACCTCTAATTCTCCAGAGGATAAAAAAAGAGATTAATTATATTTGA
- a CDS encoding serine/threonine-protein kinase: MVGYALSEAIAFMLNQLLDGRYKITKVLGAGGFGKTYIAEDIKLYNNLCVVKQLQPMATDPMTLQVARRLFESEAQLLHKLGTHDQIPQLLAHFEEHEEFFLVQQFIDGHPLSDELTPGKRLSQDYTVALLKNILQPLAFVHQNNVIHRDIKPPNLIRRNSDGKVVLIDFGAVKQISTQVVNGEGITKMTVGIGTAGYMPSEQSRGSPRLSSDVYAVGMMGIQALTGLMPHQLEEDIQTAEIRWRHLVSVSPALADVLDRMIRYDFRQRYQSAMEALAAVQNLGSAYAPTQTSATPAYTPTLPMTHSGDNPYLAEPPLHSPPPNVPAQYRQEIPQQPVSAPPPVTTKPAKVGLGFYLQWVLVNVVGLIAGTFIGAIAQMLVQPLGRIISEQVLAATMGLTIGYMQALVLRRQIPISEKQWILGTTFGVCLSLMLSGKDPANSLFWAGPVVGTIQWWIMRPVVKQAGWWIIVNSLLGWIGGIVSGGALILLLKNSKDV, from the coding sequence GTGGTAGGGTACGCTCTATCGGAGGCGATCGCATTTATGTTAAATCAGTTGCTTGACGGACGCTATAAAATTACCAAAGTCTTGGGCGCGGGTGGTTTCGGTAAAACCTACATCGCCGAAGACATCAAACTCTACAATAATCTTTGTGTCGTCAAGCAACTCCAGCCGATGGCTACCGATCCCATGACGTTGCAAGTAGCTAGGCGTTTATTTGAGTCGGAAGCGCAGCTATTACATAAGTTAGGAACCCACGATCAAATTCCCCAACTACTGGCACACTTTGAAGAACACGAAGAATTTTTTCTTGTCCAACAATTTATCGATGGGCATCCTTTGAGTGATGAACTGACTCCAGGTAAACGATTGAGTCAAGACTATACTGTCGCTTTATTAAAAAATATTCTCCAACCTTTAGCCTTTGTCCATCAAAATAATGTGATTCACCGGGATATCAAACCACCTAATCTGATTCGTCGTAATAGCGATGGCAAAGTTGTACTAATTGATTTTGGTGCAGTGAAACAGATTAGTACACAGGTAGTTAATGGTGAAGGTATTACTAAAATGACTGTAGGCATTGGTACGGCTGGCTATATGCCCAGTGAACAAAGTCGTGGTAGCCCTAGATTAAGCAGCGATGTTTATGCTGTGGGTATGATGGGGATTCAAGCCTTGACAGGATTAATGCCGCATCAGTTAGAAGAAGATATACAGACGGCAGAAATTCGCTGGCGACATTTAGTTTCCGTAAGCCCAGCATTGGCGGATGTATTGGATAGGATGATACGTTACGACTTTCGCCAACGTTATCAGTCAGCTATGGAAGCTTTAGCGGCGGTGCAGAATTTGGGTAGTGCCTACGCACCAACGCAAACATCGGCAACACCAGCATATACACCAACTCTACCGATGACACATTCAGGGGATAATCCATACTTAGCCGAGCCTCCCTTGCATTCTCCACCACCAAACGTTCCTGCCCAGTATCGTCAAGAAATTCCCCAACAGCCTGTATCTGCACCTCCACCTGTAACTACCAAACCCGCGAAAGTAGGACTAGGTTTTTATTTGCAGTGGGTGTTAGTCAATGTTGTAGGTTTAATTGCCGGAACTTTTATTGGTGCGATCGCCCAAATGCTGGTACAACCGCTAGGTAGAATAATTAGTGAGCAAGTTCTAGCTGCAACGATGGGTTTAACCATCGGCTATATGCAGGCATTAGTATTAAGGCGACAAATTCCCATATCTGAAAAGCAGTGGATACTGGGTACTACTTTTGGCGTTTGTCTTTCCCTCATGTTGTCAGGAAAAGACCCTGCAAATTCTTTATTTTGGGCTGGCCCTGTAGTGGGAACAATTCAATGGTGGATAATGCGACCAGTAGTTAAGCAAGCTGGCTGGTGGATTATAGTAAATAGTCTGTTGGGTTGGATTGGTGGAATTGTTTCGGGAGGAGCGTTAATTTTACTTTTAAAAAATTCCAAAGATGTTTAA
- a CDS encoding helix-turn-helix domain-containing protein, whose amino-acid sequence MAIQSEHHQSLESVIAQEQEASDIQEIERILNIKDFQPKLLGANKEAITIPESLYQVLRQVVHAMSLGKAVSIVTYGRELTTQQAADLLNVSRPYLIKLLKQGDIPYIKVGAHRRVRFDDLLKYKQERDSKRRQLLDELIAESQELGFYE is encoded by the coding sequence ATGGCTATTCAATCTGAGCATCATCAGTCTTTAGAGTCAGTCATCGCTCAAGAACAAGAAGCTTCAGATATTCAAGAAATCGAGCGCATACTTAACATAAAAGACTTTCAACCAAAACTATTAGGAGCTAATAAAGAAGCAATTACTATTCCTGAGTCGCTTTATCAAGTGTTGCGTCAAGTTGTCCATGCAATGTCCTTGGGTAAGGCTGTATCTATAGTTACTTATGGTCGAGAACTCACAACCCAACAAGCCGCCGACTTACTTAATGTCTCACGCCCTTATCTCATTAAATTACTAAAGCAAGGCGACATTCCTTATATCAAAGTAGGCGCACATCGGCGTGTGCGTTTTGACGATTTGTTGAAGTACAAACAGGAGCGAGATAGTAAGCGCAGACAATTACTAGATGAATTAATTGCAGAAAGTCAAGAACTAGGGTTTTATGAATGA
- a CDS encoding PIN domain-containing protein, which produces MLRAVLDSCVLFPMYLRDILLRASEADFYLAFWSQEILDGATRNLVSTGRISLERAERLETRIKTAFPEAMVEVPDNLSERMTNHPSDRHVVAAAVIAQANIIVTSNLKHFKEKDLSPWNIQAQSPDEFLVMLCGLNQEKMIEVLQRQSQGLKKPPMTLKELLELLNREVPGFVSNISNILPEQPKNL; this is translated from the coding sequence ATGTTACGTGCTGTGCTTGATTCCTGCGTACTGTTCCCAATGTATTTACGGGATATTTTATTACGTGCATCTGAAGCTGATTTTTACTTAGCTTTTTGGTCGCAAGAAATTCTTGATGGTGCAACTCGCAATTTGGTGTCCACAGGAAGAATTTCTTTAGAAAGAGCAGAAAGATTAGAAACCAGAATTAAAACAGCTTTTCCAGAAGCAATGGTTGAAGTACCAGATAACTTAAGTGAAAGGATGACAAATCATCCAAGCGATCGCCATGTTGTCGCGGCGGCTGTTATCGCTCAGGCTAATATAATTGTTACTTCAAATCTTAAGCACTTCAAAGAGAAGGACCTTTCTCCCTGGAACATACAAGCACAGTCTCCAGATGAATTTTTAGTTATGTTATGTGGATTAAATCAAGAAAAAATGATAGAAGTCTTGCAAAGACAGTCTCAAGGTCTAAAAAAGCCACCAATGACGCTCAAAGAATTATTAGAACTACTTAATAGAGAAGTACCAGGCTTCGTTAGCAATATTAGTAATATATTACCTGAGCAACCCAAAAACTTATAG
- a CDS encoding zinc-dependent dehydrogenase: protein MKAQVFRGVNQLSYEDIPVPSLEPDEILVQVRVVGLCQSDIKKIRYPLYEPPRIFGHETAGTIAAVGSQVQGWQVGQRVAVMHHIPCMRCAYCLNDNFSMCNVYKNISTTAGFNPSGGGFAEYVKVPGHIVENGGLIPIPDNISFEEASFVEPTNCCLKAVKKAQIAPGQTVLVTGAGPIGLMFIMLVKYFGAKAIATDLLPSRIEKALNVGAEAAFDARDPDLSAKIHALTDGLGVDVTLLAVPSEKAFFQALDCTRKGGKILFFAEFPDELEIPLNPNILYRREIDLMGSYSSSYRLQNLSADIVFNRRIDVQALISDRYPLKDLSAAVDQAIAPTPETYKILIYP from the coding sequence GTGAAAGCACAGGTATTTAGAGGCGTAAATCAGCTATCTTACGAAGATATCCCCGTACCATCTTTGGAACCAGATGAAATACTGGTACAGGTGCGAGTCGTGGGTTTGTGTCAGTCGGATATTAAAAAAATTCGCTATCCTCTCTACGAACCACCGCGTATTTTCGGGCATGAAACAGCCGGGACTATTGCCGCAGTCGGTTCTCAAGTACAAGGGTGGCAGGTAGGACAACGGGTAGCAGTCATGCACCATATCCCTTGTATGCGTTGTGCCTACTGCTTGAATGATAATTTTTCCATGTGCAATGTTTACAAAAACATCTCCACCACAGCCGGATTTAACCCAAGTGGGGGTGGTTTTGCCGAATATGTCAAAGTCCCTGGCCATATTGTCGAAAATGGTGGTTTGATTCCGATCCCCGACAATATCAGTTTTGAAGAAGCGAGTTTTGTTGAACCAACCAACTGCTGCTTAAAAGCAGTCAAAAAAGCCCAAATTGCGCCAGGGCAAACCGTTCTGGTAACTGGGGCGGGGCCGATTGGGTTAATGTTTATCATGTTGGTTAAATATTTTGGGGCAAAAGCGATCGCCACTGATTTGTTACCCTCAAGAATAGAGAAAGCTCTCAACGTTGGTGCAGAAGCAGCATTCGATGCCCGTGATCCCGATTTAAGCGCAAAAATCCACGCCCTCACCGATGGCTTAGGTGTTGATGTCACACTGTTAGCTGTTCCCAGTGAAAAAGCCTTTTTCCAAGCCCTAGACTGTACTAGGAAGGGTGGAAAAATCCTGTTCTTTGCCGAATTTCCCGACGAATTAGAAATCCCCCTGAACCCCAACATTCTCTACCGCCGCGAAATCGACTTGATGGGTAGTTACAGTTCATCCTATCGCTTACAAAATCTCTCGGCGGATATCGTATTTAATCGCCGTATTGATGTGCAAGCATTAATTAGCGATCGCTATCCCCTAAAAGATTTATCAGCAGCCGTAGATCAAGCGATCGCACCGACACCAGAAACTTATAAAATCCTGATTTATCCGTAA
- a CDS encoding inorganic phosphate transporter codes for MEISIILVIVALLAFYVAWNLGANDVANAMGTSVGSKAITLRQAIIIAGVLEFSGAVLFGNEVTETLATKVANPELFAATPQILVIGMMTVLISCGVWLQIATSRGLPVSSSHAVVGAIAGFSWVALGIGAIDWSSIGLITIGWILTPVISGAIAALFYSLIKHWILEQPNQISQLKEWIPWLSAVLLGVFGVIVLPSLTQPLTDYLINQLGINIPPHDIPLVTGTLAAVGLSFISWRQLEKRQELIISPSSPSSPTPIESLFARYQVLSACFVAFAHGSNDVGNAIAPLAAIVYINQTGQVPSDGITVPLWILILGGAGIVGGLAVWGEKVIATIGENIIALQPSSGFCAELATATTILLASRMGLPVSTSHALVGGVVGVGLVQSLSSVKFQTLQGIATAWLVTVPISAILSAAIFSIARILFF; via the coding sequence ATGGAAATATCAATCATCCTAGTAATAGTTGCCCTATTAGCCTTCTATGTCGCCTGGAACTTAGGGGCTAACGATGTTGCCAACGCAATGGGAACTTCTGTCGGTTCTAAAGCAATTACTCTGAGACAAGCAATAATTATTGCTGGGGTGTTGGAGTTTAGTGGTGCTGTCTTGTTTGGAAATGAGGTAACAGAAACCCTAGCAACAAAAGTCGCTAACCCCGAATTATTTGCAGCTACACCGCAAATTTTAGTTATTGGCATGATGACAGTGCTAATTTCTTGTGGTGTATGGTTACAGATTGCCACATCTCGCGGTTTACCAGTATCTTCATCTCATGCAGTAGTAGGTGCGATCGCTGGTTTTAGTTGGGTAGCGTTAGGAATAGGTGCAATCGATTGGTCATCCATTGGCTTAATCACGATTGGTTGGATTTTAACCCCTGTGATCAGTGGTGCGATCGCGGCTTTATTTTACAGTCTAATTAAACACTGGATATTAGAACAACCAAATCAAATTTCCCAGTTAAAAGAATGGATTCCTTGGTTGAGTGCAGTTCTCTTAGGTGTATTTGGCGTAATCGTCCTACCTTCCCTCACTCAACCCTTAACTGATTACCTCATTAATCAACTCGGTATCAACATTCCCCCCCACGATATTCCCCTTGTAACAGGAACATTGGCCGCAGTCGGGCTATCTTTCATCAGTTGGCGACAGCTAGAAAAGAGGCAGGAGTTAATAATTTCTCCCTCATCTCCCTCCTCCCCCACTCCCATCGAATCCCTATTTGCTCGTTACCAAGTCCTCAGTGCTTGCTTTGTCGCCTTTGCACATGGTTCTAATGATGTGGGGAATGCGATCGCACCTTTAGCGGCGATCGTCTATATTAATCAAACTGGGCAAGTTCCTAGCGATGGTATTACCGTTCCCCTATGGATCTTAATTCTCGGTGGTGCGGGGATTGTTGGTGGTTTAGCGGTTTGGGGTGAAAAGGTAATTGCGACAATTGGGGAAAACATTATCGCCTTGCAACCTAGTAGTGGATTTTGTGCAGAACTAGCCACAGCGACCACTATTTTATTAGCCTCCCGTATGGGTTTACCTGTCTCTACATCCCACGCTTTAGTAGGTGGCGTAGTTGGTGTAGGACTGGTACAAAGCCTCAGCTCGGTAAAATTTCAAACTCTCCAAGGTATTGCCACTGCATGGTTAGTAACAGTCCCGATAAGTGCCATTCTGAGTGCTGCCATCTTTAGCATTGCGCGGATTTTATTTTTTTAA
- a CDS encoding calcium-binding protein: MAVIKGDPWWRFWTRNDVLDGNSEDDQIYGYEGNDTLNGNGGNDQLYGGNGDDSLYGGDGFDILYGEAGNDYLSGGNGNDTLYGGEGNDILSGGADNDVLDGENGDDQLFGDAGSDRLFGWYGNDTLNGGDGNDFLYGEGNNDTLYGGSGDDTLDGGDGYDNLYGGVGNDTYIVDSPVYDTVIEYANEGIDTVRASSDYALGANVENLLLVGMTANGYGNQLNNVITGNEAGNSLYGYDGDDTLNGASGNDYLNGGNGNDKLYGGNDNDYLDGGNGNDELYGEAGIDTLLGGYGYDTLYGGLGDDGLYGQEDNDYLYGQEGNDYLDGGDGSDSLYGDFLGQIGNDTLIGGAGNDYLEGGDGNDTLTGGSGADMFKFYYRTTAGIDTITDFNVLEDKIYFSDVFGSGMAWGDLTSDRFVLGSAAVDSNDRFIYDSNTGALFFDYDGAGGRDQVQFAQLSTGLSLSAANFVITPAG; the protein is encoded by the coding sequence ATGGCTGTAATTAAAGGCGATCCTTGGTGGCGATTTTGGACTCGGAATGATGTTTTAGACGGTAATTCTGAGGACGATCAAATTTACGGCTATGAAGGAAACGACACCCTTAATGGCAATGGAGGAAATGACCAGCTTTATGGAGGAAATGGTGATGATAGCCTCTATGGCGGTGATGGTTTTGACATTCTTTATGGTGAAGCTGGTAACGATTACCTTAGTGGAGGTAATGGTAATGACACCCTCTATGGAGGCGAAGGTAACGACATCCTTTCTGGAGGAGCAGATAACGATGTATTAGATGGCGAAAATGGAGACGACCAGTTATTTGGTGATGCAGGAAGCGATCGCTTGTTTGGTTGGTACGGTAACGATACTCTCAATGGAGGCGATGGTAATGACTTCCTCTACGGTGAAGGCAATAATGATACCCTCTATGGCGGTTCTGGTGACGATACCTTAGATGGAGGAGATGGGTACGACAACCTTTATGGAGGCGTTGGCAACGATACTTATATTGTTGATAGCCCTGTCTATGACACGGTTATAGAGTACGCTAACGAGGGCATTGATACTGTCCGTGCTAGTTCTGACTATGCTTTGGGTGCAAACGTAGAGAACCTATTATTAGTAGGTATGACGGCTAATGGTTATGGCAATCAACTGAACAATGTAATTACTGGTAATGAAGCGGGTAATTCCCTTTACGGCTATGACGGTGATGACACGTTAAATGGTGCAAGCGGTAATGACTATTTAAATGGTGGCAATGGCAACGATAAACTCTATGGAGGAAACGACAACGACTATTTAGATGGTGGCAATGGCAACGACGAACTCTATGGTGAAGCTGGTATTGACACTTTATTAGGAGGCTATGGTTACGATACCCTCTATGGCGGTTTAGGAGATGACGGACTTTACGGTCAAGAAGATAATGATTATTTATATGGACAGGAGGGTAATGACTATCTAGATGGTGGAGATGGTAGCGATTCTCTATATGGCGATTTCTTAGGGCAAATCGGCAATGATACTTTGATTGGTGGTGCGGGAAATGATTACCTTGAGGGAGGAGATGGTAATGATACTTTAACTGGTGGTAGTGGCGCTGATATGTTCAAGTTCTATTACAGAACCACGGCTGGTATCGATACTATTACCGACTTTAATGTCTTGGAAGATAAGATATACTTTAGTGATGTTTTCGGCTCTGGAATGGCTTGGGGTGATTTAACTAGCGATCGCTTTGTCTTAGGTTCTGCCGCAGTTGACAGTAACGACAGATTTATCTACGACAGTAATACAGGTGCTTTGTTCTTCGATTACGATGGTGCAGGCGGTAGGGATCAAGTGCAATTTGCTCAACTATCTACAGGTTTAAGTTTGAGTGCTGCCAACTTTGTGATCACTCCTGCTGGTTAA